The Natrinema caseinilyticum genomic sequence AACCCCGTCGTCGGTGTGGGCTTCGAGCCGATTGACTAACTCGAGTTCGGTGTCGTCGCCGTCGACGGCGATCACGTCCTGTCTCGCGTTCTCGTGTTCCAGGTCCTCCTGGGGTGTACTCATATCCGGACAATCACAGTGGCTCTTGAAACCAGTATCGTCTCGTCTCGACCGTTTCGAATCGAAATCCCGGAGATTTCCGCGTTCGTACGTATCGTCCCGGCGACGGAACGCACCGTGACTGAGTCGATCGTCGATTCGATCCGTTCGCTTCCCAACCCGCCCGCGGGAGTGACCGACGATCGCCTCGAGCGACGACGCCCGCACGATTTCGACACCTCGAACGGAATCTGGCGCCCGGCGGCTACGGTAGCAGTCCGTCGTCCGGATCGGGTTGATAGCCGTCCCCGACGGCGATCTCGAGCGTCCGCGAATTCGTCTCGACGGTCAGGATTTCGGTTTCGAGCATCTCCCCGTCGAGACTGTACTCGACGGAGTCCCGTCGGCTCTCGATCGCGAGCGACGGCGTTCGCCGGCGAACGATGTGGTCGCTATCGCGTCCGAACAGTTTCTGCATGGCTGCACCGCCGAGGAGGTTCAACGCCGCGGCGTCCTCGACGATCGTCACCTCGAGCAGGCCGTCCTCGACGTCGGCCTGCGCCGTTCGCGCGCCCGTAAACCGTCGACAGTTCCCGATGAGGACGAACATGGCCCTCCCTTCCCAGGCTCGCGTCCGTTCCCCGTTCGGTCCGGGTTCCGTCTCCACCCGGAGCGGGAGCGAGTCGAACGAGCCCATCGTCTCGAGCGTGGTCTTCACGTACGCGAGGACGCCCAGGTTCGCCTTGCTCTCCGGGGTCGTGTTGCTGCTCGCTTCGGCGGTGATGCCGCCGACACAGGAGTTGAGGAAGACCCGATCGTTCGCGAGTCCGACGTCGATCGACCGCCGTCTCCCCTCCTCGATCACCGTAAACGCGTGGTCGACTCCCTGAACGCCGATGTTCGTCGCGAAGTTGTTTCCCGTTCCCGTCGGAACGACGGCGAGAGTCGTCGTCTCGAGTTCGTCCGCGGCCGCGAGTCCGTTGACCACGGCGTTTACCGTGCCATCGCCGCCGGCCGCGGCGACGAGGCCCGCGTCGGGGGCGGCCTCGTCGGCGAATCGCTTCGCGTCGCCGGCCTGTTCGGTTTTTCGGATTTCGAACCCGTGCTCGGTCCCGAATTCGACGACGTCGTCGACGTGGTCTCCGCTGCCGCTTTCGGGATTGAGGACGAGCACGCGGTCGTCGGCCCGACCGTCGGTCGACCCCTCCGATTGCATGGTACGGGAGACGCCAGCCGAGGACAAAAGGGTCTGGCCGGCGTATGCGTTTCCGTGTATCGCGTCGATCTCCACACGCACACGCGATTCTTCCACGGTCGCAGATCGCTCGGCGACCGGTTCGACCCGATCGGGGTCCGCCTGCTCACAGCGGTGGCCGACCGGCGCGACCTCGACGGGATCGCGACGACCAATCACGATTACTACACGCCGTTCGACCCGTCTTCGAACGTCGAAACGCTACCCGGAATCGAGATCACGACCGACCGCGGCCACGTCCTCGTCGTCGGACCGGACCCGCCCGCGGCGACGAAACCGGGGGCGCTCTCACCCCGCGAGGCGGTGGCACTCGCTCACGACCGTAACTGCGCGGCCATCGTC encodes the following:
- a CDS encoding diacylglycerol/lipid kinase family protein: MQSEGSTDGRADDRVLVLNPESGSGDHVDDVVEFGTEHGFEIRKTEQAGDAKRFADEAAPDAGLVAAAGGDGTVNAVVNGLAAADELETTTLAVVPTGTGNNFATNIGVQGVDHAFTVIEEGRRRSIDVGLANDRVFLNSCVGGITAEASSNTTPESKANLGVLAYVKTTLETMGSFDSLPLRVETEPGPNGERTRAWEGRAMFVLIGNCRRFTGARTAQADVEDGLLEVTIVEDAAALNLLGGAAMQKLFGRDSDHIVRRRTPSLAIESRRDSVEYSLDGEMLETEILTVETNSRTLEIAVGDGYQPDPDDGLLP